One window of the Actinomyces procaprae genome contains the following:
- a CDS encoding fibronectin type III domain-containing protein, producing the protein MTVAARQYEVPYTPTGVSATTTDGKTIRVSWSQRRDASHPVSASGIEYYNNQTKSWVRVGTVQGTGTAWSDTSLPAGRATYYRVWAWNGRESGRAQSATVWTTPTPATGLTAIKNSAGDIVISWSKTVLHNEGSYDVYDNGVLVGSVGNNVTSFVHRAPDPAAAHTYTVVTKTPNGLRSAPSSPSPAVQVLGAPSAPTVLGPTGTVAPGRVVLSWRHIPTDSTAQTAARVELRRVVSPLVTELVQTIDVTGAAQTAAVTLPVGQYMWTVRTKGLYDGGAGGDSAAWSPAGGGLGQAAAQFRAATPPVVGITAPGPVVGAATTDVAWSYAQSEGHAQVSAVVELVELVDGVPSGPVETVSVSGAGTRVSMASRLPHGSTWQVSVTVVSAVRQSATAVSVVSVVYPSPPVPLVDAVWDETTGAVQLALANPAPLPASARVVGLVPDPYMARPTAWATTGGALAAADGTADGWAQAAPVVPGWGCRVAVADPVPVSAGEHLAWGMDVAAGGVDAGLEVAYRWTADWWVNAEVAKTSGSISTSTSAVSGNAGRIGTSTRDLPGGRTYRLALLVSAEADCYVDMGCYYLTTAGTYTRSLWPSGSRKQLSAGTSRATIWVDLPINFRDGEGKIQFICYLRAGGSPLTVHDAVVLDVTGQDAAPAEQAAPALTVAVAADGATAVLDGAAVVAAAGGDTVVVDGAVVSGDGATAVVDTTAPVPAAPASVPAAEEPTSGAVVSVEVEWLAADGSVLAVTSEPAPTGTGLAGGGDRAVLAASVPEGAVAARPAVVCTGGTLWVRHPALTTDASQEGLVAEWWDPAGPYAMLGGQSYAVSADGSVLTPNSPPATRNRVARSVDGGESWEPLDAEVPLDYATADPLALSSGETVYRVEAVTDDGASASALVAVQADSQAMWIGGGPAYATTAPLYGNPAHSLAVDLAERETVYLAGRRLPVEVAGIQEARSLTVSATLDDDDMPIRDALAALAVLPGPVVYRDPLGRRMWCSMSGLSLPRDYRGGIWDIDLDLTEVDRDD; encoded by the coding sequence GTGACGGTCGCTGCCCGGCAGTATGAGGTGCCGTACACGCCTACGGGCGTGTCCGCGACGACGACGGACGGCAAGACAATCCGCGTCTCGTGGTCGCAGCGGCGAGACGCGTCTCACCCCGTGTCCGCGTCGGGGATTGAATACTACAACAACCAGACCAAATCCTGGGTGCGGGTCGGCACTGTGCAGGGGACGGGGACGGCCTGGTCTGACACGTCCCTGCCAGCGGGGCGCGCCACCTATTACCGGGTGTGGGCGTGGAATGGGAGGGAGTCCGGGCGGGCGCAGTCGGCGACGGTGTGGACTACCCCCACTCCCGCCACCGGCCTTACGGCTATCAAGAATTCGGCGGGCGATATTGTCATCTCCTGGTCGAAGACTGTCTTGCATAATGAGGGCAGTTATGACGTCTACGACAACGGCGTGCTCGTCGGGTCTGTCGGGAATAACGTCACGTCGTTTGTGCACCGTGCCCCGGATCCGGCGGCTGCCCACACCTACACGGTGGTCACCAAGACCCCCAACGGGCTGCGGTCGGCACCGTCGTCGCCGTCGCCTGCGGTGCAGGTGCTGGGGGCTCCGTCTGCGCCGACGGTGCTGGGCCCGACCGGGACTGTGGCGCCGGGGCGCGTGGTGCTGTCCTGGCGGCACATCCCTACGGATTCGACGGCGCAGACCGCCGCCCGCGTGGAGCTGCGGCGGGTGGTGTCCCCGCTGGTCACCGAGCTGGTGCAGACCATCGATGTCACGGGGGCTGCGCAGACTGCTGCGGTCACGCTGCCGGTGGGCCAGTACATGTGGACTGTGCGCACCAAGGGTTTGTATGACGGTGGTGCGGGTGGTGATTCTGCCGCGTGGTCCCCGGCTGGTGGGGGCCTGGGGCAGGCGGCCGCGCAGTTCCGGGCGGCGACGCCGCCCGTGGTGGGGATCACGGCCCCGGGGCCTGTGGTGGGTGCTGCGACCACGGATGTGGCGTGGTCCTACGCTCAGAGCGAGGGGCACGCCCAGGTGTCGGCTGTGGTGGAGCTCGTGGAGCTGGTGGACGGTGTGCCGTCCGGGCCGGTGGAGACGGTGAGCGTGTCCGGGGCCGGGACTCGGGTATCTATGGCGTCGCGGCTGCCGCACGGCAGTACGTGGCAGGTGTCGGTGACTGTGGTGTCGGCGGTCCGGCAGTCGGCTACCGCCGTGTCGGTGGTGTCGGTGGTGTACCCCTCGCCGCCGGTGCCGCTCGTGGATGCCGTGTGGGACGAGACCACTGGGGCGGTGCAGCTGGCGCTGGCGAATCCTGCGCCGCTGCCGGCGTCGGCTCGTGTGGTGGGCCTGGTGCCGGACCCGTACATGGCGCGCCCGACGGCGTGGGCCACGACTGGCGGTGCGCTGGCGGCGGCTGACGGCACGGCTGACGGGTGGGCGCAGGCGGCGCCTGTGGTGCCCGGGTGGGGGTGCCGTGTCGCCGTGGCGGACCCTGTGCCGGTGTCGGCGGGCGAGCATCTGGCGTGGGGCATGGACGTGGCTGCCGGGGGCGTGGATGCCGGGCTGGAGGTCGCCTACCGGTGGACCGCCGACTGGTGGGTCAACGCCGAGGTCGCCAAGACCTCGGGCAGTATCTCGACGTCGACGTCGGCGGTGTCCGGCAACGCGGGCCGTATCGGCACCAGCACGCGGGACCTGCCTGGCGGCCGCACGTACCGGCTGGCGCTGCTGGTGTCTGCCGAGGCGGACTGCTACGTGGACATGGGCTGCTACTACCTGACGACGGCGGGCACCTACACGCGGTCCCTGTGGCCGTCGGGTAGCCGCAAGCAGCTGTCGGCGGGCACCAGCCGTGCCACCATCTGGGTGGACCTCCCCATCAATTTCCGCGATGGCGAGGGGAAGATCCAGTTCATCTGCTACTTGCGCGCCGGGGGCAGCCCGCTGACCGTGCATGATGCGGTGGTGCTGGACGTCACCGGCCAGGACGCCGCACCGGCGGAGCAGGCGGCGCCCGCCCTGACTGTGGCGGTGGCCGCCGACGGCGCCACGGCTGTCCTGGACGGCGCAGCCGTGGTGGCGGCCGCCGGCGGGGACACCGTGGTGGTAGACGGTGCCGTCGTATCCGGAGACGGGGCAACCGCCGTCGTGGACACCACCGCGCCGGTGCCGGCGGCGCCCGCCTCGGTGCCGGCGGCCGAGGAGCCCACCAGTGGGGCCGTGGTGTCGGTGGAGGTGGAGTGGCTCGCCGCCGACGGCAGCGTGCTGGCTGTGACCAGCGAGCCCGCCCCCACGGGCACCGGCCTGGCTGGTGGCGGTGACCGGGCGGTCCTGGCAGCCTCGGTCCCCGAGGGGGCCGTGGCCGCGCGCCCCGCCGTGGTGTGCACGGGCGGCACCCTGTGGGTGCGCCACCCGGCCCTGACCACGGACGCCAGCCAGGAGGGCCTGGTGGCGGAGTGGTGGGACCCTGCAGGCCCATACGCCATGCTCGGGGGCCAGTCCTACGCGGTCTCCGCCGACGGCAGCGTGCTCACCCCCAACTCTCCGCCGGCCACCCGCAACCGGGTGGCCCGGTCCGTGGACGGCGGCGAGTCCTGGGAGCCGCTGGACGCCGAGGTGCCGCTCGACTACGCCACCGCTGACCCGCTCGCCCTGTCCAGTGGTGAGACGGTGTACCGGGTGGAGGCGGTCACCGATGACGGGGCGTCGGCGTCGGCGCTGGTCGCCGTGCAGGCCGACTCCCAGGCCATGTGGATCGGCGGCGGCCCCGCGTACGCCACCACCGCACCCCTGTACGGCAACCCGGCGCACTCCCTGGCGGTGGACCTGGCGGAGCGGGAGACCGTGTACCTCGCGGGCCGCCGCCTGCCGGTGGAGGTGGCCGGCATCCAGGAGGCCCGCTCCCTGACCGTGTCCGCCACCCTGGACGACGACG